Proteins from a genomic interval of Corynebacterium freiburgense:
- a CDS encoding Ohr family peroxiredoxin, producing MAETLYTATVTSTGGGRDGHAASPAGDFALDVRPPKELGGSGNAANPELLFSAAWSTCFNGALQLIMKNEGVDVAKFQPSVTAETSLNRDPSGVGFRLSGKITVEFENQDELANAAELVAKAHEFCPYSKAVRGEFDAEAVLG from the coding sequence ATGGCAGAAACACTCTACACCGCAACGGTTACCTCAACTGGCGGAGGCCGCGATGGTCATGCAGCTTCCCCGGCTGGCGACTTTGCACTTGACGTCCGCCCACCAAAAGAACTTGGTGGCTCCGGAAATGCAGCTAACCCAGAACTCCTATTCTCCGCAGCTTGGTCGACCTGCTTTAACGGTGCGCTCCAGCTCATTATGAAAAACGAAGGTGTAGACGTGGCCAAATTCCAGCCATCCGTCACCGCCGAAACTTCGCTGAACCGTGACCCCAGTGGCGTCGGTTTCCGTCTCTCCGGGAAAATCACCGTAGAGTTCGAAAACCAGGATGAACTTGCAAACGCTGCGGAACTCGTCGCCAAAGCACACGAATTCTGCCCATACTCCAAAGCCGTACGTGGCGAATTCGATGCTGAAGCCGTACTCGGCTAA
- a CDS encoding monovalent cation/H+ antiporter subunit D family protein has translation MNALLPLFVAVPLAASAISVIAPWRIFRDALHFFIPILGILGGVALFQETTTGTIAHNVGLFPGGVSIPFAADPFSAIMITTTSIVAVAANWFASLAGETRARFYPALALMLVAGVNGALLTADLFNLFVFIEVMLLPSYGLIAMTGTWSRLAGGRTFVLVNLTTSTVLLIGVAMVYGIIGTVNIAALAGAAAGNGPVTVAMGLVVIALSVKAGVFPMHTWLPRTYPGTSAAVMGLFSGLHTKVAVYALFRIYVVIFDMDSRWATLIMVIMILSMLVGGFAGLGEHTMRRVIAYQMVNGMPFILIVLAFLSADPLRALAAGIFYMLHHMITVGSLVLCAGSIEETYGTGRLAKLSGLARRDPLIAAVFVMGSFSVVGFPPFSGLWGKIFIVLAVAREASWQSWLVMAVIVVASFGALLSMLRLWRLVFWGKPMTDLPPNLVVPLWLGLPGAVMALLSVAMFFGAGPLVDTTLSAAQGLLDVPAYTTAVLGNASDAIGVPR, from the coding sequence ATGAACGCACTACTCCCCTTATTTGTGGCGGTTCCCTTGGCGGCTTCCGCAATTTCGGTCATTGCCCCCTGGCGGATATTCCGTGATGCCTTGCATTTCTTTATTCCTATACTGGGGATTCTTGGCGGGGTAGCACTCTTCCAAGAAACCACCACAGGAACTATCGCCCATAATGTTGGTCTTTTCCCTGGTGGGGTTTCCATTCCTTTTGCGGCAGACCCATTTTCTGCCATTATGATCACTACCACCAGTATTGTTGCGGTAGCCGCAAACTGGTTTGCTTCATTGGCTGGGGAAACTCGAGCGCGTTTTTACCCAGCCCTGGCCTTGATGTTGGTCGCCGGCGTCAATGGAGCACTGTTAACCGCTGACCTATTTAACCTGTTCGTATTTATTGAAGTCATGCTGCTGCCCTCGTACGGTCTGATTGCTATGACTGGAACTTGGTCACGTTTAGCAGGTGGGCGCACATTTGTTTTGGTTAATTTGACCACTTCCACTGTGCTGCTTATTGGTGTGGCAATGGTGTACGGCATTATCGGCACGGTCAATATTGCGGCATTGGCGGGGGCAGCTGCCGGGAATGGTCCAGTCACCGTTGCAATGGGCTTAGTAGTTATTGCCCTTTCCGTAAAAGCCGGTGTATTTCCTATGCACACTTGGCTACCTCGAACATATCCGGGGACTTCCGCAGCTGTTATGGGCTTGTTTTCAGGCTTGCACACCAAAGTTGCGGTATATGCCTTGTTCCGTATCTATGTAGTGATTTTTGATATGGATTCCCGCTGGGCCACGCTAATTATGGTGATTATGATCCTCTCCATGCTTGTTGGAGGGTTCGCTGGTTTAGGCGAGCACACCATGCGCCGCGTAATCGCCTACCAAATGGTCAATGGTATGCCATTTATCCTGATAGTTTTGGCGTTCTTAAGTGCGGATCCGCTGCGAGCGCTCGCGGCAGGTATTTTCTATATGCTGCACCATATGATTACGGTCGGTTCACTCGTCTTGTGCGCCGGCTCTATCGAAGAAACCTACGGCACCGGCCGCCTGGCCAAGCTTTCCGGCCTAGCACGCCGCGACCCTTTAATTGCCGCAGTTTTTGTTATGGGTTCATTTTCCGTTGTTGGCTTCCCGCCGTTTTCTGGCCTATGGGGAAAGATTTTTATTGTCTTGGCCGTTGCCCGCGAGGCTTCATGGCAATCATGGCTAGTAATGGCCGTGATTGTGGTTGCTAGCTTTGGTGCTTTGCTTTCTATGCTGCGACTTTGGCGACTGGTGTTCTGGGGTAAACCCATGACGGACCTGCCCCCGAATCTTGTGGTTCCTTTGTGGCTAGGTTTGCCAGGCGCGGTAATGGCCCTGCTCAGCGTTGCAATGTTCTTCGGTGCTGGCCCTCTGGTTGATACCACCCTTTCTGCCGCTCAAGGGCTTCTCGACGTCCCGGCCTACACCACCGCCGTCCTAGGCAATGCTTCCGATGCGATAGGAGTTCCGCGATGA
- a CDS encoding DUF4040 family protein, with translation MTLIIVLILAAVACALSPVAVKIMDRRSGWPLGVLYFVTAGILANEVVKHGANIQVRYPWAPNFLSPSDSVDFALLGDGLGVFFALLALCIGAIVFIYSASYLHNNDKNGSFYVIMTAFMFSVLLLMLSDDVVLLFIAWELVSIASFLLIARSGSGGQAGAMRTLILTFTGGLTLLVAITIMATQAGTTNLHEILGASFWAEKPALTTALAILIAVSAFTKAAQLPFHFWLPEAMAAATPVSAFLHAAAVVKAGIYLLLRFSAVFHDNYVWNLLLIITGMSTAIMAAFFAIQKTDLKKLTAYSTVSQLGWIVATIGIGTPFALAAALIHTLAHALFKSSLFMLIGVIDHQAGSRDVRRLGKLYSRMPWTFGCVAIGALSMAAIPPTLGFISKESMLEAFLHAPFGSTGVILLMIAAGIGALFTLSYSARLVLGAFVDGPRDMSHVKEAPVLLWLPAGLPGVLSLPLAFAVGFLDAPVDAIVDTHVHFGLWHGVTVPLIVSLVVMAVGAAAVFARHSLLPLIDGRELLPFSGNSLLERVTDAAKRWGEFAGRMADSYSPSRHLTYPLIVILLLAYTTLLFPGIDGVSPAPRVPNTDRPIDILPLLIIAGSVFGLIRVRSRLNGVILLGTAGVGVTLQILVLGAPDVALTQFLVEILVVIIMMMVIRQQPTNFHTVAPRRALSAGIFAILTGIATFAAVWELLGRHERPEIAMWYLTQAPEISGGANIVNTILVEFRALDTLGELAVLGMAGVVIAAVVGSIPRHPFHKGTHPAPFGASQLNAIPMKVLVRQLIPILGILSFLIFMRGHNDPGGGFIAALVAGGAFMLFYLSRGRDEQVVRTNTPYYLTGLGVLTAITAGFLGYFHHSFLAPIHGYIFGEHFTTSMIFDVGVFLAVLGMLTVAVNDLGGYLRPGTDKELLPFKRGGDHPLEAHPAVEISEDSDPDWPEARSATWDLSTASGKEQQ, from the coding sequence GTGACCCTCATAATTGTGCTTATCCTTGCAGCAGTGGCATGTGCGCTGTCCCCTGTCGCCGTAAAGATTATGGACCGACGTTCTGGCTGGCCATTAGGTGTTCTTTATTTTGTCACTGCGGGGATTTTAGCCAATGAGGTCGTTAAACATGGGGCTAATATACAGGTGCGATATCCTTGGGCGCCCAACTTCCTTTCCCCCTCAGATTCGGTTGATTTCGCACTTTTAGGTGATGGCTTGGGTGTGTTTTTTGCACTTCTAGCATTATGTATCGGCGCTATTGTTTTTATTTATTCTGCATCGTATTTACATAATAATGACAAAAACGGTTCGTTCTATGTGATTATGACGGCCTTTATGTTTTCGGTGCTTTTACTTATGTTGTCCGATGACGTCGTCTTATTGTTTATTGCCTGGGAGCTTGTCTCTATAGCGTCGTTTCTATTGATTGCTCGGTCAGGTTCGGGCGGTCAAGCCGGAGCAATGCGCACGCTTATTCTGACATTTACCGGCGGTCTAACATTGCTGGTTGCTATTACGATTATGGCAACCCAGGCTGGTACTACGAATTTGCATGAGATTTTGGGGGCATCGTTTTGGGCGGAGAAGCCCGCCCTCACCACTGCACTTGCCATTTTAATTGCTGTTTCTGCATTTACTAAGGCTGCGCAATTGCCGTTTCATTTTTGGTTACCGGAGGCAATGGCTGCGGCTACACCAGTGAGTGCTTTTTTGCACGCTGCGGCGGTGGTAAAGGCTGGCATTTATCTGCTCTTGCGGTTTTCGGCGGTTTTTCATGATAACTATGTATGGAATTTGCTGCTGATTATTACGGGCATGTCCACCGCGATTATGGCTGCGTTTTTTGCTATTCAAAAGACGGATCTTAAAAAGCTCACTGCATATTCGACTGTGAGTCAACTCGGATGGATTGTTGCCACTATCGGCATTGGTACTCCATTTGCGCTAGCTGCAGCGTTGATTCATACGCTTGCACATGCATTGTTTAAGTCAAGTTTATTTATGCTGATCGGTGTAATTGATCATCAGGCAGGATCGCGTGATGTTCGCCGATTGGGCAAGCTGTATAGCCGCATGCCTTGGACATTTGGTTGTGTGGCTATCGGCGCATTATCAATGGCCGCCATTCCACCAACATTGGGCTTTATCTCAAAAGAAAGCATGTTGGAGGCGTTTTTACATGCTCCGTTTGGCAGCACTGGCGTCATCTTGTTAATGATCGCCGCTGGTATTGGCGCATTGTTTACATTGAGTTATTCGGCCCGGCTGGTGCTAGGGGCATTTGTAGATGGGCCTCGGGATATGTCACATGTAAAAGAGGCACCAGTGCTCTTGTGGCTGCCTGCAGGTTTGCCGGGTGTTTTATCGTTGCCATTGGCGTTTGCAGTGGGCTTTTTGGATGCGCCGGTGGACGCGATCGTCGATACGCATGTGCATTTTGGATTGTGGCACGGGGTAACGGTACCGCTTATTGTATCGCTGGTGGTAATGGCTGTGGGGGCCGCTGCGGTATTTGCGCGCCACAGTCTGCTGCCGCTTATCGACGGCCGCGAACTCCTGCCATTTAGCGGAAACTCACTCTTGGAGCGTGTCACCGACGCCGCGAAACGATGGGGCGAATTTGCAGGCCGAATGGCGGATTCCTATAGCCCATCGCGGCACCTGACCTACCCACTTATTGTCATTCTGCTCCTTGCATATACAACCCTGCTATTCCCAGGTATCGACGGTGTTTCTCCGGCACCACGCGTACCAAACACCGACCGTCCTATTGATATTCTTCCGCTTCTTATTATTGCCGGTAGTGTCTTTGGGCTTATTCGGGTACGAAGTCGACTCAATGGCGTTATTCTCCTAGGGACAGCAGGTGTCGGCGTTACCCTACAAATCCTCGTGCTTGGCGCACCCGACGTGGCACTCACGCAATTCTTGGTAGAAATCCTGGTAGTTATCATTATGATGATGGTGATTCGCCAGCAGCCCACCAATTTTCATACGGTTGCCCCGCGCCGCGCACTTTCCGCCGGAATATTTGCAATTCTCACTGGCATTGCCACGTTTGCCGCTGTTTGGGAACTCCTCGGCCGGCATGAGCGCCCGGAAATCGCAATGTGGTATCTCACGCAAGCACCCGAAATTTCCGGTGGGGCCAATATTGTAAATACCATTTTGGTGGAATTCCGCGCGCTGGATACTTTGGGCGAACTTGCGGTCCTTGGCATGGCAGGCGTAGTGATAGCCGCCGTAGTTGGCAGTATTCCCCGGCACCCTTTCCATAAAGGCACCCACCCAGCACCATTTGGCGCTTCGCAACTCAATGCCATCCCAATGAAAGTACTGGTTCGGCAACTCATTCCAATACTGGGCATTCTAAGTTTTCTAATCTTTATGCGCGGCCACAATGACCCCGGCGGTGGTTTTATTGCCGCACTAGTAGCTGGTGGGGCATTTATGCTCTTCTATCTTTCCCGCGGCCGTGATGAACAAGTAGTTCGAACTAATACTCCCTACTATCTCACCGGACTCGGCGTACTTACAGCCATTACCGCAGGATTCTTAGGCTATTTCCATCATTCATTCCTCGCCCCAATTCACGGCTATATCTTCGGTGAACATTTCACAACTTCAATGATTTTCGATGTTGGTGTTTTCCTTGCTGTGCTTGGCATGCTCACAGTAGCTGTAAACGATCTCGGTGGTTATCTCCGACCAGGCACCGATAAAGAACTACTGCCATTTAAGCGTGGTGGGGATCATCCACTCGAAGCCCATCCTGCCGTTGAAATTTCTGAAGACTCTGACCCGGATTGGCCCGAAGCACGCTCCGCAACGTGGGATCTCTCCACTGCCAGCGGAAAGGAACAGCAGTGA
- a CDS encoding Na+/H+ antiporter subunit G, producing MSLSEIIVALIAIFSTALVALTALAMWRAPDALTRANIMGPTTGVAIPLILIAHLIHDWSATGFDPNNLVRAILSIAGMLIVASVSSFYLGRSIYGVGVEDKQVAEKQ from the coding sequence ATGTCATTGAGCGAAATTATCGTGGCACTCATCGCCATCTTTTCCACAGCCCTTGTAGCCCTGACAGCCCTCGCCATGTGGCGCGCCCCAGACGCCCTGACCAGGGCAAACATCATGGGCCCCACCACCGGAGTCGCAATTCCCCTCATCCTGATCGCCCACCTCATCCACGATTGGTCTGCCACCGGATTCGACCCCAATAACCTCGTCCGCGCCATCCTCTCCATCGCCGGAATGCTCATTGTAGCCAGCGTATCCAGCTTCTATCTCGGCCGCTCAATCTACGGTGTAGGAGTTGAAGACAAGCAAGTGGCGGAGAAGCAATAA
- a CDS encoding sodium:proton antiporter has translation MIIALTIAILMGGGVYCIMQRGMVRIVLGMGLISHAANLIILTAGIGAWRTQPFQGTPLDEAADPLPQAFVLTAIVITMATTAFMLALAALGRSDDTRSWEDPDELSPLETRGRGAQQLDHSSFRSERVIERNSASSMENLEASSKEEGAH, from the coding sequence GTGATCATTGCATTAACAATTGCCATTCTTATGGGGGGTGGCGTGTACTGCATTATGCAACGCGGAATGGTCCGCATTGTATTGGGTATGGGGCTAATTAGCCATGCGGCAAATTTAATTATTCTTACTGCAGGTATTGGCGCTTGGCGTACACAACCATTCCAGGGAACCCCTCTTGATGAAGCTGCTGATCCACTCCCTCAAGCCTTTGTGCTTACCGCCATTGTAATCACTATGGCAACCACTGCGTTTATGCTTGCGTTGGCGGCACTCGGCCGCTCCGACGATACCCGAAGTTGGGAAGACCCCGACGAACTGTCCCCCTTAGAAACCCGTGGCCGTGGAGCCCAACAACTTGATCATTCATCATTCCGCTCGGAGCGCGTCATTGAGCGCAACTCCGCCTCCAGTATGGAAAACCTGGAAGCCTCCAGCAAGGAAGAAGGGGCCCATTAA
- a CDS encoding monovalent cation/H+ antiporter subunit E: MIHALKYTTWLLTQVFVGAMVICRDVLRRQTRFCPVIVAYPLRVTTDRELAMFSTSVTMTPGTLSLGFRNPVREGDPRVLLVQAVYGADPSEVLAGLTDMEERLAPHVAGIDHGAPGQGAGNPLRSTFVAGHSDTNYGPVSTDPHPTTVDIRDYPEEHQ; encoded by the coding sequence ATGATCCATGCATTGAAATACACCACCTGGTTACTCACCCAAGTCTTTGTAGGTGCCATGGTCATTTGCCGCGATGTGTTACGCCGACAAACCCGATTCTGCCCCGTAATCGTTGCTTATCCCCTTCGCGTAACCACTGATAGGGAACTCGCCATGTTCTCTACTTCTGTCACCATGACCCCAGGAACCCTTTCCCTTGGATTCCGCAATCCCGTTCGCGAAGGCGATCCACGAGTCCTTTTAGTACAAGCCGTCTACGGTGCCGATCCCTCCGAAGTCCTCGCCGGACTCACCGACATGGAGGAACGCCTTGCACCACATGTCGCAGGTATCGATCACGGCGCACCTGGCCAAGGTGCCGGAAACCCCCTACGCTCCACATTCGTAGCTGGACACTCCGACACAAACTACGGACCAGTAAGTACCGACCCCCACCCCACCACAGTGGACATTCGGGACTATCCGGAGGAACACCAATGA
- a CDS encoding DUF7822 domain-containing protein produces MEKLDQGQHHYRIIASCPYQIPLLFQLLCSSKTKQITSKLFQGANQKNIAIRGDFQSGLTAVLDFLEQCVQRNQQVQVMPMAELKTLVKQVQEAIQRGDITNSEYFVLESAEVHSMLCTDLEQATRRLCLEVIHAPKKAVIRMDQIFSTESQAHAQPDTSTYKDENPRSPSEQDFVIPDFDAMTDQEYFAFLAADYAQFQRDYSKAEQLKDFGFSNFGVASPVCDFTVA; encoded by the coding sequence GTGGAAAAACTAGATCAGGGGCAACACCACTATCGGATAATTGCGAGCTGCCCCTATCAAATTCCGCTCTTGTTCCAATTGCTTTGCAGTAGTAAGACCAAGCAAATAACTTCAAAGCTTTTTCAAGGGGCCAATCAGAAGAACATCGCTATCCGGGGCGATTTCCAGTCTGGACTGACGGCAGTCTTGGATTTTTTGGAGCAATGTGTTCAGCGAAACCAGCAAGTTCAGGTGATGCCTATGGCAGAACTGAAAACATTAGTTAAGCAGGTACAAGAGGCGATTCAAAGGGGTGACATTACAAACAGCGAATATTTTGTTCTGGAATCCGCGGAAGTTCATTCGATGCTTTGCACAGACCTTGAGCAAGCAACCAGGCGACTATGCCTGGAAGTAATTCACGCACCGAAAAAAGCGGTTATTCGCATGGATCAAATTTTTAGCACGGAATCTCAAGCACATGCACAGCCTGATACGAGTACCTACAAGGATGAAAATCCGCGATCCCCTAGTGAGCAGGATTTTGTGATCCCTGACTTTGATGCAATGACCGACCAGGAATACTTTGCGTTTTTAGCCGCAGACTATGCGCAATTCCAGCGAGATTATTCTAAGGCTGAACAACTCAAGGATTTCGGGTTTTCAAATTTTGGCGTTGCGAGTCCAGTTTGCGATTTTACTGTGGCATAG
- a CDS encoding AAA family ATPase: protein MNEAAITALRNALQVNTDPQLRLTLAELLIADGRYSEAIAEAAEVLAERPGDERATALLTKAASHISGDTEGSEVSPMEPEVFQAADLETAGVGETGAVETPETATESEYDWGSAEEDVRDVEVVAFNAALANAGDFWEPANDVVTFDDVGGLEHVKRRLNESFIQPMENATIAKVFGKKLRGGLLLYGPPGCGKTFIARAVAGQMGAAFKSVVITDVLSAYRGETEHNIHAIFEDVRNSGIPTVIFLDEIDALAVKRSTLSGGASWLRSSVNQLLLEMDSIQAENSQLYVLAASNLPWDIDSAFLRPGRLDRTVLVTPPDAEARRAILTRKVSELPTRSLNIDQLVNHTERFSGADLDHLCTSAAEKAMTDSIRAESVIPITMNHFGAALQEVRPSTGEWVDNARNVVRYANKSGKYDDLEQFIREYDGLPNSGVLRGKPSGGRGGGLSDGKGQAERRGWWR from the coding sequence ATGAATGAGGCTGCAATCACGGCGTTGCGCAACGCGCTACAAGTAAATACCGACCCCCAACTGCGTCTCACATTGGCGGAATTACTCATTGCGGATGGCAGGTACTCTGAAGCTATTGCCGAAGCGGCTGAAGTGCTCGCAGAACGTCCTGGGGACGAACGGGCAACTGCTCTGCTCACCAAAGCGGCCTCACATATTTCCGGAGACACTGAAGGTTCCGAAGTTTCACCAATGGAGCCTGAAGTCTTTCAGGCGGCAGATTTAGAAACCGCAGGTGTTGGCGAAACGGGGGCGGTTGAGACGCCGGAAACGGCAACAGAAAGTGAGTATGATTGGGGGTCTGCCGAAGAAGATGTGCGCGATGTTGAAGTAGTAGCATTTAATGCCGCGTTGGCCAATGCAGGGGATTTTTGGGAGCCCGCCAACGATGTGGTGACATTCGACGATGTTGGTGGTTTGGAGCATGTAAAACGGCGACTCAACGAATCGTTTATTCAACCAATGGAAAACGCGACGATCGCCAAAGTCTTTGGTAAAAAACTGCGTGGTGGGCTGCTATTGTATGGGCCGCCAGGTTGCGGTAAAACCTTTATTGCCCGTGCGGTAGCTGGGCAAATGGGTGCTGCTTTTAAGTCTGTGGTGATTACTGACGTGCTCAGTGCCTACCGAGGTGAAACCGAACATAATATCCACGCGATCTTTGAGGATGTGCGGAATTCCGGGATACCTACCGTGATTTTCCTCGACGAAATCGACGCGTTGGCGGTTAAACGTTCCACTCTTTCGGGTGGTGCTTCATGGCTGCGATCCAGTGTGAACCAACTACTTTTAGAAATGGACTCCATCCAGGCTGAAAACTCGCAACTCTACGTCCTGGCGGCAAGTAATTTGCCGTGGGATATCGATAGTGCGTTCCTTCGGCCGGGGCGTTTGGATCGTACCGTGCTTGTCACCCCGCCAGATGCAGAAGCGCGCCGCGCAATCCTCACCCGGAAAGTATCTGAGCTACCCACCAGAAGCCTTAATATTGACCAGTTGGTAAACCATACCGAACGGTTTTCTGGCGCAGACCTTGACCATTTGTGCACAAGCGCTGCGGAAAAAGCAATGACTGATTCAATCCGCGCCGAGTCCGTTATTCCAATCACCATGAACCATTTTGGTGCCGCCCTTCAAGAAGTGCGTCCCTCGACTGGGGAATGGGTTGACAATGCTCGCAATGTTGTCCGGTACGCAAATAAATCTGGCAAATACGACGACTTAGAGCAATTCATACGCGAGTACGATGGTTTGCCAAACAGCGGAGTTTTGCGGGGCAAACCTTCCGGTGGCCGCGGCGGTGGGCTTTCTGATGGAAAGGGGCAAGCTGAGCGCCGAGGCTGGTGGAGGTAA
- a CDS encoding catalase gives MTDVASRGLCPVAHGSSTGLNGAPVASENHSITQGQQGTVALHDFHLIEKLAHFNRERVPERVVHAKGSGAFGEFHVTEDVSAYTCAALFQPNVTTPLLVRFSTVAGEQGSPDSWRDVRGFAIKFYTTEGNYDIVGNNTPIFFIRDGIKFPDFIHSQKRLPHTGLRDANMQWDFWTRSPESAHQVTYLMGDRGIPKTFRHMDGFGSHTYQWINEAGERFWVKYHFKTRQGWEYYTDEEAAKITGENADSSRSDLWDAIERGDYPVWDFYVQIMPVAEAENYRWNPFDLTKTWSHKDYPLVKVGHFELNRNPENFFAQIEQAAFAPSNLVRGVGFSPDKMLIARGFAYADAHRYRIGANHEQVPVNQPVCPVNSYAQDGAMTYQFRGAEPVYSPNGFGREAGYNDSGNTVTVGTAGDLGLWDTHGNDFTRGAYVQHPEDDDFIQAGQLVRNVLDDAARERLAGNIARAMSGVSPEIEARVYEYWTNVDPWLGGRVRELFTSK, from the coding sequence ATGACTGACGTAGCTTCGCGCGGCCTTTGCCCGGTTGCTCACGGCTCATCCACGGGTCTTAATGGAGCACCTGTAGCCAGCGAGAACCACTCCATCACCCAGGGTCAGCAAGGCACCGTTGCGCTGCATGATTTCCATCTTATTGAAAAGCTTGCCCACTTTAACCGGGAGCGCGTTCCGGAGCGTGTTGTGCATGCCAAAGGTTCCGGTGCTTTTGGTGAGTTCCATGTAACCGAAGATGTTTCCGCATACACATGTGCAGCTCTTTTCCAGCCAAATGTGACCACCCCACTTTTGGTTCGCTTCTCCACTGTTGCTGGCGAGCAGGGCAGCCCTGACTCCTGGCGCGACGTCCGCGGATTCGCTATTAAGTTCTATACCACCGAGGGTAACTACGATATCGTGGGCAATAACACCCCGATCTTCTTTATCCGCGATGGTATTAAATTCCCTGACTTTATCCATTCCCAAAAGCGTCTTCCTCATACCGGTCTGCGTGACGCCAATATGCAGTGGGATTTCTGGACCCGCAGCCCAGAAAGCGCACACCAAGTTACCTACCTTATGGGTGATCGTGGTATTCCAAAGACCTTCCGCCATATGGATGGATTTGGTTCCCACACCTACCAGTGGATCAATGAAGCTGGTGAGCGTTTCTGGGTGAAGTACCACTTTAAGACCCGCCAAGGTTGGGAATATTACACCGACGAAGAAGCCGCAAAGATTACTGGTGAAAACGCTGATTCCTCGCGCTCCGACCTTTGGGACGCTATTGAACGCGGCGATTACCCAGTGTGGGACTTCTATGTCCAGATTATGCCTGTCGCTGAGGCAGAGAACTACCGCTGGAACCCATTCGACCTGACCAAGACCTGGTCCCACAAAGATTACCCACTGGTCAAGGTTGGTCACTTTGAGCTTAACCGCAACCCAGAGAACTTCTTCGCTCAAATCGAGCAGGCTGCATTTGCGCCTTCCAACCTGGTACGCGGTGTTGGCTTCTCCCCAGACAAAATGCTCATCGCCCGCGGTTTTGCCTATGCAGACGCTCACCGCTACCGCATTGGCGCCAACCATGAGCAGGTTCCAGTAAACCAGCCAGTATGCCCGGTAAACTCCTACGCGCAAGATGGCGCAATGACCTACCAATTCCGTGGCGCAGAACCTGTGTATTCTCCGAACGGCTTTGGGCGTGAAGCAGGCTACAACGACTCCGGCAATACCGTTACCGTGGGCACCGCAGGCGATTTGGGCCTTTGGGATACCCACGGCAATGATTTCACCCGTGGCGCCTACGTTCAGCACCCCGAAGACGATGACTTTATCCAGGCCGGGCAGCTCGTCCGCAATGTGCTTGACGACGCCGCTCGCGAACGCCTCGCAGGCAATATTGCGCGCGCAATGTCCGGCGTTTCCCCTGAGATTGAAGCTCGCGTCTACGAGTACTGGACCAATGTAGACCCATGGCTCGGCGGACGTGTCCGCGAACTGTTTACCAGCAAGTAA
- a CDS encoding cation:proton antiporter yields MSLFTIIISICIAVAGISLLANLVLLMFIQKDTSRAVLADMVFYTMAFVFLLWALLNPTSITYEVALLAGLLGLISTVSVGRILSKGRR; encoded by the coding sequence ATGAGTCTTTTCACCATTATTATTTCCATTTGCATTGCTGTTGCGGGAATCTCCCTACTGGCCAACCTGGTATTGCTTATGTTCATACAAAAAGACACCAGCCGTGCCGTCCTTGCCGACATGGTTTTCTACACCATGGCTTTTGTATTCCTCCTATGGGCCCTACTCAACCCCACATCAATTACCTACGAAGTCGCATTACTCGCAGGACTTCTCGGCCTTATCTCCACAGTCTCCGTGGGCCGCATACTTTCAAAGGGGCGTCGATAA